The proteins below come from a single Candidatus Zixiibacteriota bacterium genomic window:
- a CDS encoding 4Fe-4S binding protein, with protein sequence MAMKITDECTACDLCVAECPTTSITEGDDIYIIDPETCNECEDQEDGPQCVAVCPVECIEKAK encoded by the coding sequence ATGGCTATGAAAATCACCGACGAATGCACCGCCTGTGATCTCTGCGTGGCGGAATGTCCGACGACCTCAATCACTGAAGGGGATGATATTTATATTATCGATCCTGAGACGTGTAACGAGTGCGAGGATCAGGAAGACGGACCTCAATGCGTGGCGGTTTGTCCTGTCGAATGTATAGAGAAGGCCAAGTAA
- a CDS encoding archease: MRKFEINDSLSVTDIGIDISGDSLEELYIAGAEGMFNIILENPGWQKEMAREIELSSGTADELLIDWLSELLYSFDAEGLIATDFELSIAEKTEELCLSAKVHFRKFDSNIDVAKNEIKAVTYYRVNIKREGNIYSTPVIFDL, from the coding sequence ATGCGCAAATTTGAAATAAATGACAGTTTATCGGTAACCGATATCGGGATCGATATTTCAGGTGATTCTCTGGAGGAACTTTATATTGCCGGCGCCGAGGGAATGTTCAATATTATACTTGAAAATCCCGGTTGGCAGAAAGAAATGGCCCGAGAAATAGAATTGTCCAGCGGGACGGCAGATGAGCTTTTAATAGACTGGCTTTCGGAGTTGCTGTATTCTTTTGACGCTGAAGGATTAATAGCTACGGATTTTGAATTGTCAATCGCGGAAAAAACGGAGGAACTCTGTTTGTCCGCCAAGGTCCACTTCAGGAAGTTTGACTCGAACATTGATGTCGCGAAAAATGAAATTAAGGCCGTAACATATTACAGAGTGAATATAAAGCGAGAAGGAAATATTTATTCAACCCCGGTTATTTTTGACTTATGA